A stretch of Methanosphaerula palustris E1-9c DNA encodes these proteins:
- a CDS encoding YIP1 family protein, whose product MIKEILVSPVGAYHDHSRMPTSEALVYYLQVVMAYAFLTTVVGLLTGTALFSSGAAQTPPYAVVLYFFGLLLGSCAWALFLGITVHLTSRALGGSGSMKETLSACLLSFTPLMVTGWIPLIGSYIADIWSLSLFVIGIREVHALSTRRAVLAVVLPLALLFTLLVLTFIYLIPTL is encoded by the coding sequence TCTCACCAGTCGGCGCATACCACGACCACAGCCGGATGCCGACATCGGAAGCGCTCGTCTACTACCTGCAGGTGGTGATGGCCTACGCATTCCTGACGACCGTCGTGGGATTGCTGACAGGCACGGCCCTCTTCTCGTCAGGGGCAGCACAGACCCCGCCCTATGCCGTGGTGCTGTACTTCTTCGGACTGCTCCTCGGGTCGTGCGCCTGGGCGCTCTTCCTTGGGATCACTGTTCACCTCACCTCACGGGCCCTCGGTGGGTCAGGCTCGATGAAGGAGACCCTGAGCGCCTGTCTCCTCTCGTTCACCCCGCTGATGGTAACCGGCTGGATCCCGCTGATCGGATCTTATATCGCCGACATATGGTCGCTCTCCCTCTTCGTCATAGGGATCCGGGAGGTGCACGCCCTCTCAACCAGGAGGGCGGTGCTGGCCGTGGTTTTACCGCTCGCGCTCCTCTTCACCCTGCTGGTCCTGACCTTCATCTACCTGATTCCAACCCTGTAA